The genomic DNA TGCCAGACGCCGGAACCGGCCCAGCTACCGCGCTGGCTGGCTAACCGTGCAAAGCAGAGCAACCTCCAGCTTGATGAACCCGCCAGTCAGCTACTGTGCTACTGCTACGAGGGCAACCTGCTGGCGCTGGCCCAGGCGCTGGAACGTCTGTCACTGCTGTGGCCTGACGGCAAGCTGACGCTGCCGCGCGTCGAACAGGCGGTCAACGATGCCGCGCACTTTACGCCGTTCCACTGGGTCGACGCCCTGCTGGCCGGCAAGAGCAAACGCGCGCTGCATATTCTGCAACAGCTGCGTCTCGAAGGCAGCGAGCCGGTGATCCTGCTGCGCACCGTCCAGCGTGAACTGCTGCTGCTGGTCACGCTGAAGCGCCAGAGCGCGCATACGCCACTGCGTTCGCTGTTTGATAAACACCGCGTCTGGCAAAACCGTCGGGGGATGGTCGGCGAAGCGCTCAACCGTCTGATCGGCCCGCAGCTGCGCCAGGCGGTCACCCTGCTCAGCCGTGCCGAGCTGACGCTGAAACAAGATTACGGTCAGTCCATTTGGGCTGAGCTGGAAAGTTTGTCGCTGCTGCTTTGTCACAAAGCGCTAGCCGACGTATTTATCGATGGATGATATGGCAAAACTACAGGCGCTTTTCGGCGGGACCTTCGATCCCATCCACTACGGCCACCTGAAGCCGGTTGAGATTCTGGCTAACCAGATTGGTCTTTCGCGGGTGATCATTATGCCCAACAACGTGCCGCCGCATCGCCCACAGCCGGAAGCCACCAGCGAACAGCGTAAATTAATGGTTGAGCTGGCGATTGCCGATAAGCCGCTATTCGTACTCGACGAACGCGAGCTGCGTCGCGATACGCCGTCGTTTACTGCCGACACCCTACAGGAGTGGCGTGCGGAACAGGGCGCGGATAAGCCGCTGGCCTTTATTATCGGACAGGACTCGCTGCTCACCTTCCCTAGCTGGCACCGCTATGAAACGATTCTCGAGCACGTACACCTGCTGGTGACGCGTCGCCCGGGCTACCCGCTGACTATGCAGCAGGAAGAGCATCAGGACTGGCTGGATCGTCACCTTACCAGCAATATTGAAGACCTGCACAATCAGCCCGCGGGTAAAATTTTCCTCGCCGAAACGCCCTGGTTCGACGTCTCCGCGACGTTGATTCGCGAGCGCCTGGAGCGCGGTGAGTCTTGCGACGAAATGATGCCAGAACCGGTGCTCAACTATATTATGCAGCAGGGGTTGTACCACCACGGCGCTTAGGCCTGTAAACGGGGAAGACAGCATGAAACTCTGGTTAGTTCGCCACGGCGAAACCGAAGCCAACGTAGCCGGGCTGTATAGCGGCCACGCCCCCACGCCGCTAACTGCCCGTGGCCAGCAGCAGGCCATACGCCTCGGCGAGATGCTGCGACAGGTCCCCTTCGATGGCGTATTGTGCAGTGAACTGGAGCGTACCCAGCACACCGCACGACTGCTGCTCGGCGAGCGCGACATTCCCTTTACCCCCCACCCGCTGCTCAACGAAATGTATTTCGGCGACTGGGAAATGCGCCACCACCGCGACCTGCAGAAAGAAGACAAAGATAACTATGCCGCCTGGTGCGCCGACTGGCAGCATGCGGCTCCCACCAACGGTGAAGGTTTCCCCGACTTTTCCCGCCGCGTCGCCGCCTTTGCCGCCGAATTACCGGGCTATACGTACCAGAATCTCCTTATCGTCAGCCATCAGGGCGTATTGAGCCTGTTAACCGCCTGTTTACTGGGAATGCCAACCGCCAGCATGTGGCATTTTCGCATCGATCACGGCGCGTGGAGCGTCATTGATTTCACGCCAGAATTTACCACGCTGCGGGTGCTGAACAGCCGGGCTATTTGGCTACCGGAAGAGGGATAAAACCGATTTCTGCGCCGCAGAGACGCCAGCCCATTGACACCAAACCATAGACTGTTATTCTCCGCAGCCTGAATCATCCCCCTCCAGCATTTGTGGACAGAAATTGTTTTACAAAAATGGCGATGCAATCGGCATGAAGGAATGGGATGATACCCCGCCTGAAAGGCCGTTTGGTGATTTTTTGTCCCGACAATATTTTCAGTTCGGGTATACTGTCAGGCTGTTTTATATCGTTCATCTTCACACCCCAGGGGGAACACTTGCAGGGTAAAGCACTCCAGGATTTTGTTGTCGACAAAATTGATGATTTAAAAGGTCAGGACATCATCAAAATTGATGTTCAGGGTAAATCCAGCATCACTGATTGCATGGTTATCTGCACCGGCACCTCCAGCCGCCACGTTATGTCCATTGCCGATCATGTGGTTCAGGAATCCCGCGCAGCCGGTCTGCTGCCATTAGGCGTTGAAGGCGAAAGCGTTGCCGACTGGATTGTCGTTGATTTAGGCGATGTCATTGTCCACGTCATGCAGGAAGAGAGCCGTCGCCTGTATGAGCTGGAAAAACTCTGGGGTTAAGTTGTGAAGCTGCAGTTGGTCGCCGTCGGCACCAAAATGCCGGATTGGGTACAAACCGGTTTTACCGAATACCTTCGTCGTTTTCCGAAAGATATGCCGTTCGAACTGGTGGAAATTCCCGCCGGCAAGCGCGGTAAAAACGCCGATATCAAACGTATTCTGGATAAAGAAGGCGAGATGATGCTCGCCGCCGCAGGAAAAAACCGCATCGTCACGCTGGATATCCCCGGGAAACCCTGGGATACGCCGCAGCTTGCGCGCGAACTGGAACGCTGGAAGGGTGACGGTCGTGATGTCAGCCTGTTAATCGGCGGTCCGGAAGGCCTTTCCCCGGCATGCAAGGCCGCAGCAGAACAAAGTTGGTCGCTCTCCACCCTGACGCTCCCTC from Klebsiella sp. WP3-W18-ESBL-02 includes the following:
- the holA gene encoding DNA polymerase III subunit delta, which translates into the protein MIRLYSEQLRAQLSEGLRAAYLLLGNDPLFLQESQDAIRHACVNEGFTEHHTFTLDASTDWNEIFSLCQAMSLFASRQTLLLLLPENGPNAAINEQLSTLVSLLHDDLLLIVRGNKLTKSQENAAWIKALASRAVQISCQTPEPAQLPRWLANRAKQSNLQLDEPASQLLCYCYEGNLLALAQALERLSLLWPDGKLTLPRVEQAVNDAAHFTPFHWVDALLAGKSKRALHILQQLRLEGSEPVILLRTVQRELLLLVTLKRQSAHTPLRSLFDKHRVWQNRRGMVGEALNRLIGPQLRQAVTLLSRAELTLKQDYGQSIWAELESLSLLLCHKALADVFIDG
- the nadD gene encoding nicotinate-nucleotide adenylyltransferase → MDDMAKLQALFGGTFDPIHYGHLKPVEILANQIGLSRVIIMPNNVPPHRPQPEATSEQRKLMVELAIADKPLFVLDERELRRDTPSFTADTLQEWRAEQGADKPLAFIIGQDSLLTFPSWHRYETILEHVHLLVTRRPGYPLTMQQEEHQDWLDRHLTSNIEDLHNQPAGKIFLAETPWFDVSATLIRERLERGESCDEMMPEPVLNYIMQQGLYHHGA
- a CDS encoding adenosylcobalamin/alpha-ribazole phosphatase, giving the protein MKLWLVRHGETEANVAGLYSGHAPTPLTARGQQQAIRLGEMLRQVPFDGVLCSELERTQHTARLLLGERDIPFTPHPLLNEMYFGDWEMRHHRDLQKEDKDNYAAWCADWQHAAPTNGEGFPDFSRRVAAFAAELPGYTYQNLLIVSHQGVLSLLTACLLGMPTASMWHFRIDHGAWSVIDFTPEFTTLRVLNSRAIWLPEEG
- the rsfS gene encoding ribosome silencing factor is translated as MQGKALQDFVVDKIDDLKGQDIIKIDVQGKSSITDCMVICTGTSSRHVMSIADHVVQESRAAGLLPLGVEGESVADWIVVDLGDVIVHVMQEESRRLYELEKLWG
- the rlmH gene encoding 23S rRNA (pseudouridine(1915)-N(3))-methyltransferase RlmH — protein: MKLQLVAVGTKMPDWVQTGFTEYLRRFPKDMPFELVEIPAGKRGKNADIKRILDKEGEMMLAAAGKNRIVTLDIPGKPWDTPQLARELERWKGDGRDVSLLIGGPEGLSPACKAAAEQSWSLSTLTLPHPLVRVLVAESLYRAWSITTNHPYHRE